The following are encoded in a window of Nakamurella sp. A5-74 genomic DNA:
- a CDS encoding winged helix-turn-helix transcriptional regulator: MRRSSKSDCHELLDGPQRYGDLRRELGVPTNMLATRLRELEAAGVLSRLPLRHNTRAYALTDRGFALREAIVALGRWGNKYE; this comes from the coding sequence TTGAGACGCTCCAGTAAAAGCGACTGTCACGAGCTGCTCGACGGGCCGCAGCGATACGGCGATCTGCGGCGCGAGCTCGGAGTGCCGACAAACATGCTGGCAACCCGGCTACGCGAACTAGAAGCGGCCGGCGTGCTGTCTCGTCTGCCCCTGCGGCACAACACCCGGGCCTACGCGCTGACCGATCGCGGGTTCGCTCTGCGTGAGGCAATCGTCGCGCTCGGACGGTGGGGCAACAAGTACGAGTAG
- a CDS encoding response regulator transcription factor, translated as MVSNHTDTAPRPALLSGPGGRPIRALVVDDERTLAELVGMALRYEGWEIRSAHDGVGAVAQARDFQPDVIVLDVMLPDLDGFEVLRRIRAEQITVPVLFLTAKDAVEDRIAGLTAGGDDYVTKPFSVEELVLRLRALLRRARVATEAESPTLQIGDLTLDEDSREVHRGAELISLTATEFELLRYLMRNAKRVVSKAQILDRVWNYDFGGQANIVELYISYLRKKIDSGREPMIHTMRGFGYVLKPA; from the coding sequence ATGGTCAGCAACCACACCGACACCGCCCCCCGGCCCGCTCTGCTGTCGGGCCCCGGCGGCCGACCGATCCGCGCGCTCGTGGTGGACGACGAGCGCACCCTGGCCGAGTTGGTCGGGATGGCGCTGCGCTACGAGGGCTGGGAGATCCGGTCCGCGCACGACGGCGTCGGTGCGGTCGCCCAGGCGCGTGACTTCCAGCCGGACGTGATCGTGCTCGACGTGATGCTCCCCGATCTCGACGGGTTCGAGGTGCTGCGCAGGATCCGCGCCGAGCAGATCACCGTTCCGGTGCTGTTCCTGACCGCGAAGGATGCCGTGGAAGACCGGATCGCCGGGCTGACCGCCGGCGGCGACGACTACGTCACCAAGCCGTTCTCGGTGGAGGAACTCGTCCTGAGGTTGCGGGCGCTGCTGCGGCGGGCCCGGGTCGCGACCGAGGCCGAGTCGCCCACCCTGCAGATCGGCGACCTGACGCTCGACGAGGATTCCCGGGAAGTGCATCGCGGCGCGGAGCTGATCTCGTTGACCGCCACCGAGTTCGAGCTGCTGCGGTACCTGATGCGCAACGCCAAACGGGTGGTGAGCAAGGCCCAGATCCTCGATCGGGTGTGGAATTACGATTTCGGCGGCCAGGCGAACATCGTGGAGCTGTACATCTCCTACCTGCGCAAGAAGATCGACTCCGGCCGGGAACCGATGATCCACACCATGCGCGGCTTCGGCTATGTCCTCAAACCCGCCTGA
- a CDS encoding WYL domain-containing protein, with product MNRLTRLYAIAETLRAAAPRLVTVAQLAAEHTVSGRTVQRDLQALLESGVPVRWQDGRGGGWTVEASMTLPPVNLTEDEAAALLLAVRAASGATPLWPAAQSAWGKITAALDAAGSSAVRQWESKVAVREVDPDRAAIASTVERAVTASQLLHLHYADSSGAVSERDVEPVGLLTARGDWYLIAWCRLRRADRGFRLDRIRAAQLLPDVVQRRDLKASLIASGVPLD from the coding sequence GTGAACCGTCTCACCAGGTTGTACGCGATCGCCGAGACGTTGCGCGCCGCGGCGCCCCGGCTGGTGACGGTGGCCCAGCTCGCCGCCGAGCACACAGTGTCCGGGCGCACGGTGCAGCGTGATCTGCAAGCATTGCTGGAGTCCGGCGTCCCGGTGCGCTGGCAGGACGGCCGGGGTGGCGGATGGACGGTGGAGGCGAGCATGACGCTCCCGCCGGTCAACCTCACCGAGGACGAAGCGGCCGCGCTGCTGCTCGCCGTGCGCGCGGCATCGGGGGCGACACCGTTGTGGCCCGCGGCGCAGTCGGCGTGGGGAAAGATCACCGCCGCCCTGGACGCGGCCGGGTCGTCCGCCGTCCGGCAATGGGAGAGCAAGGTCGCCGTCCGCGAGGTGGATCCGGACCGGGCAGCGATCGCTTCGACCGTCGAACGAGCCGTCACCGCGTCGCAGCTGCTGCACCTGCACTACGCCGACAGCTCCGGCGCGGTCTCCGAGCGGGACGTGGAACCCGTCGGGTTGCTGACCGCCCGGGGCGACTGGTACCTGATCGCCTGGTGCCGGCTGCGCCGGGCGGATCGGGGCTTCCGTCTGGATCGGATCCGCGCAGCGCAATTGCTGCCCGACGTCGTGCAGCGGCGTGACCTGAAGGCATCGCTGATCGCCTCCGGGGTGCCGCTGGACTGA
- a CDS encoding class I SAM-dependent methyltransferase: MDYTDQQAADLYEILNPWDASDQFYLDRVVGADDVLDIGCGTGAVLHAAVEQGHRGRLVGLDPDPFALAVARRDDRVEWRDGTAATMTSDAEFDLITMGGNAFQCLMTDGEITASVRSMRRALRTGGRVVFDSRNPEARRWESWTPAHATEVTDPAGLLVRVVHDLTEVIDEPGRTTVSFSESITTPDGELLRRDHATVRFLSAAQITAALTGAGFTVDEQLGDWTGAAVSPAAPSIITTATAI; encoded by the coding sequence GTGGACTACACCGACCAACAAGCGGCCGACCTGTACGAGATCCTCAACCCCTGGGACGCAAGCGACCAGTTCTACCTGGACCGGGTCGTCGGCGCCGACGACGTGCTGGACATCGGGTGCGGTACCGGAGCCGTTCTTCACGCGGCAGTCGAGCAGGGCCACCGCGGCCGGTTGGTCGGCCTGGACCCCGACCCGTTCGCCCTGGCCGTTGCGCGGCGGGACGATCGCGTCGAGTGGCGCGATGGTACCGCGGCCACGATGACGTCCGATGCGGAGTTCGACCTGATCACCATGGGCGGCAACGCCTTCCAGTGCCTGATGACCGACGGGGAGATCACTGCGTCGGTCCGGTCCATGCGACGTGCGCTGCGCACCGGAGGCAGGGTAGTCTTCGACAGCCGCAATCCCGAGGCGCGCCGCTGGGAGAGCTGGACTCCGGCGCACGCGACGGAGGTCACCGATCCGGCCGGGCTGCTCGTGCGGGTCGTCCACGACCTGACGGAGGTGATCGACGAGCCCGGACGGACCACCGTCAGCTTCAGCGAGAGCATCACCACCCCCGACGGGGAGCTGCTCCGCCGCGATCACGCCACGGTGCGTTTCCTCAGCGCCGCCCAGATCACCGCAGCCTTGACCGGGGCCGGGTTCACGGTCGACGAGCAGCTCGGTGACTGGACCGGAGCGGCGGTGTCGCCCGCAGCCCCGTCGATCATCACCACCGCCACCGCGATCTGA
- a CDS encoding MerR family transcriptional regulator has product MSGTRTASAEYSVGQVAQMSGVTVRTLHHYEQIGLLAPDRSRSGYRQYSSADLDRLTRILYYRELGFTLPDIASLLDDAALDTAEHLRRHRALVQQRLERLGDLLAAIDKELEATTMGNELTPQEKLEIFGDGYDPSWETEAEERWGETPAWQASQQRTKKLSKDDWKRVKADGDALMAKFADAKVRGVATDSDEAAVLAEEHRRGVEQFYPCSHAQQRGLAELFVTDERFAKTYDDLTPGLSQWVHDAIQSNADRVGAPANSAEAWK; this is encoded by the coding sequence ATGTCCGGGACCCGCACAGCATCCGCCGAGTACTCGGTGGGGCAGGTGGCCCAGATGTCAGGGGTGACGGTGCGCACGCTGCACCACTACGAGCAGATCGGTCTGCTCGCACCGGATCGCAGCCGTTCCGGGTATCGGCAGTACAGCTCTGCCGATCTCGACCGGTTGACCCGCATCCTCTACTACCGCGAACTCGGGTTCACCCTCCCTGACATCGCGAGCCTGCTCGACGATGCCGCTCTGGACACCGCCGAACACCTGCGCCGGCATCGCGCGCTGGTACAGCAGCGGTTGGAGCGGCTCGGTGATCTGCTCGCGGCGATCGACAAGGAGTTGGAGGCAACGACCATGGGCAACGAACTGACACCGCAGGAGAAGCTGGAGATCTTCGGTGACGGGTACGACCCGTCGTGGGAGACCGAGGCGGAGGAGCGCTGGGGTGAGACGCCGGCCTGGCAGGCATCGCAACAGCGCACCAAGAAGCTGTCCAAGGACGACTGGAAGCGGGTCAAGGCCGACGGCGACGCGCTGATGGCGAAGTTCGCCGACGCGAAGGTCCGCGGCGTCGCCACCGACAGCGACGAGGCCGCCGTACTCGCCGAGGAGCACCGCCGGGGCGTCGAGCAGTTCTACCCCTGCTCGCACGCCCAGCAGCGGGGCCTCGCGGAACTGTTCGTCACCGACGAACGGTTCGCGAAGACCTACGACGACCTGACGCCCGGTCTCTCGCAGTGGGTGCACGACGCGATCCAGTCCAACGCGGACCGGGTCGGTGCCCCCGCCAACAGCGCGGAGGCCTGGAAGTAG
- a CDS encoding alpha/beta hydrolase, with amino-acid sequence MTNSLDTLTTREIALATSGLSTLDNTIEQDATLQTYLEPYPARDDAAAWAARRSAGPLSDPTDAAPLGVSLTDTTVDGVPCRVIEPPSAHGSYLHLHGGGWSLGSHRFSDERLAELARDTGLRVITVGYPLAPEHLLPEIVDACRTVARALTGDAGFWAIGGESAGAHLAVTTLLGLRDAGLQPFSAAVLTYGVYDFTGTPGRRARRRVEVDRLADIVLPGVDSEALRNPEISPMFADLTGMPAARFLCGTRDALLEDTLLLEARWRVVAPTELDLVAAADHAFTLMPGPTTENARRAEAGFLRRALTGSMAG; translated from the coding sequence ATGACGAACAGCCTGGACACCCTGACCACCCGCGAGATCGCCCTTGCCACCAGTGGGCTGTCGACCCTCGACAACACCATCGAGCAGGACGCGACCCTGCAGACGTACCTGGAGCCCTACCCGGCGCGGGACGATGCGGCGGCCTGGGCAGCACGACGGTCCGCCGGACCGTTGTCCGACCCGACCGACGCCGCTCCGCTCGGAGTGTCTCTGACCGACACGACGGTGGACGGCGTTCCCTGCCGGGTGATCGAACCACCGTCGGCGCACGGCAGCTACCTGCACCTGCACGGTGGCGGCTGGTCGTTGGGTTCGCACCGGTTCTCCGACGAACGGCTCGCCGAACTGGCCCGCGACACCGGCCTCCGGGTGATCACCGTCGGCTATCCGCTCGCCCCCGAGCACCTGCTCCCGGAGATCGTCGATGCCTGCCGCACGGTCGCGCGGGCACTCACCGGCGACGCCGGCTTCTGGGCCATCGGCGGCGAGTCGGCCGGCGCCCACCTGGCTGTCACCACCTTGCTGGGGCTCAGAGATGCTGGGCTGCAGCCGTTCTCGGCCGCAGTCCTCACGTACGGCGTGTACGACTTCACCGGCACCCCTGGGCGGCGGGCCCGCAGGCGCGTCGAGGTGGACCGGCTCGCCGACATCGTGCTTCCGGGTGTCGACTCGGAGGCGCTGCGGAATCCCGAGATCTCCCCGATGTTCGCCGACCTCACCGGCATGCCGGCTGCTCGCTTCCTCTGCGGCACCAGGGATGCGCTGCTCGAGGACACACTGCTGCTGGAGGCCCGCTGGCGGGTCGTCGCGCCCACCGAGCTCGATCTGGTGGCCGCTGCCGACCATGCATTCACCCTGATGCCCGGGCCGACCACCGAGAACGCCCGACGCGCCGAGGCCGGCTTCCTGCGGCGGGCGCTCACTGGTTCGATGGCGGGGTGA
- a CDS encoding class I SAM-dependent methyltransferase, which translates to MKADHYDAFAASYEAENASSLLNAYYERPAMIRLAGDVSGRQILDAGCGSGFLTAELRGKGAVMTGLDGSPAMVELARSRLGDDVPLHVADLAQPLPFATDTFDDVTASLVLHYLQNWEAPLTEFKRVLKPGGRLILSVNHPTVHLFNYPDEDYFATRQYSEDYDFNGEPAVLTFWHRPLHAMTSAFTDAGFNISVLDEPEPSPHTPHHLLTPRIAAGERTAFLCFIFFVLTAS; encoded by the coding sequence ATGAAAGCCGACCACTACGACGCCTTCGCGGCGAGCTACGAGGCTGAGAACGCTTCCAGCCTGCTCAACGCGTACTACGAACGACCGGCGATGATTCGTCTTGCCGGCGATGTGAGCGGCCGACAGATTCTCGACGCCGGTTGCGGATCAGGGTTCTTGACAGCTGAGCTGCGTGGCAAAGGTGCCGTCATGACCGGTCTGGACGGCAGCCCAGCGATGGTCGAGCTCGCGCGCAGCCGACTCGGCGACGATGTGCCCCTCCACGTAGCAGACCTCGCCCAGCCGCTGCCGTTCGCGACCGACACATTCGATGACGTCACGGCCTCGCTCGTACTGCACTACCTCCAGAACTGGGAGGCGCCCTTGACCGAGTTCAAGCGCGTACTGAAGCCCGGCGGCCGACTCATCCTTTCGGTCAACCACCCCACCGTCCACCTCTTCAACTACCCAGACGAAGACTACTTCGCCACCCGGCAGTACTCCGAGGACTACGACTTCAACGGTGAACCAGCGGTATTGACGTTCTGGCACAGACCCTTGCACGCAATGACCAGCGCCTTCACTGATGCGGGCTTCAACATCTCCGTTTTGGACGAACCGGAACCCTCCCCGCACACGCCCCACCACCTCCTTACCCCACGCATTGCTGCCGGAGAACGGACAGCTTTCCTGTGCTTTATCTTCTTCGTGCTCACAGCATCATGA
- a CDS encoding HAMP domain-containing sensor histidine kinase yields MSSNPPDPAVDQDDSANLTRSGHRPAHRAITLRTKLIAGVSAAILAVSVLIGVVTQILISDYLTAQLDQRIQSNVRFFGGQNDQDDAGGSGAVGNSTPGSPPGVTDACSSSTTETTSGRRAPAPQPAVFAVFDSTGTFVSGTVRDTALGCTDLTADTAVTLAHVPTGRTVTEVTIPDAGQYRVIADQSPDGQILVSGLSTAEVEATQFRLLVVMSAVAAGAVLLGAGIVWLGVRRSLRPLEQVAATARAVSELPLDRGEVDITVRVPRKLTDDRTEVGAVGAALDQLLVHVESALGARHESESRVRRFVADASHELRTPLAAIRGYAELAGRNPEDAPAVTHALGRVRSESERMTTLVDDLLLLARLDSGRPLDRDPVDLTLLTIDTTSDARVSGSEHHWQLELPEEPVTVVGDDHRLRQVLTNLLANARTHTPAGTTVVTAVREERGMAVVTVTDNGDGIPAMLQSEIFGRFVRGEQSRSRAAGSTGLGLAIVAAVVAAHHGTVGVKSEPGRTVFTVRLPLV; encoded by the coding sequence ATGTCCTCAAACCCGCCTGATCCGGCGGTGGACCAGGATGATTCCGCCAACCTGACCAGGTCGGGTCATCGCCCGGCGCATCGCGCGATCACGTTGCGCACCAAGCTGATCGCCGGGGTCAGCGCGGCTATTCTCGCCGTTTCGGTGTTGATCGGAGTGGTCACCCAGATCCTCATCTCCGACTACCTGACCGCCCAGCTCGACCAGCGCATCCAGTCGAACGTGCGGTTCTTCGGCGGCCAGAACGACCAGGACGACGCCGGCGGATCCGGTGCGGTCGGGAACAGCACGCCGGGCTCACCCCCCGGCGTCACCGACGCGTGTTCCAGCTCGACCACCGAGACCACCAGCGGGCGACGGGCCCCCGCGCCGCAACCCGCCGTGTTCGCGGTGTTCGACAGCACCGGCACTTTCGTCTCCGGAACGGTGCGGGACACCGCACTGGGCTGCACCGATCTCACGGCCGACACCGCCGTGACGCTGGCGCACGTCCCCACCGGCCGCACCGTCACCGAGGTGACCATCCCCGACGCCGGCCAGTACCGGGTGATCGCCGATCAGTCCCCCGACGGACAGATCCTCGTCTCCGGCCTGTCCACCGCCGAGGTCGAGGCGACCCAGTTCCGCCTGCTGGTGGTGATGAGCGCGGTCGCCGCCGGCGCCGTGCTTCTCGGGGCCGGAATCGTCTGGCTCGGAGTGCGCCGCTCGCTGCGTCCGCTCGAGCAGGTGGCCGCGACCGCCCGCGCCGTCAGCGAACTGCCGCTCGACCGCGGCGAGGTCGACATCACCGTCCGGGTCCCCCGCAAGCTCACCGACGACCGCACCGAGGTCGGCGCGGTGGGCGCCGCGCTCGATCAGTTGCTCGTCCACGTCGAGAGCGCCCTGGGTGCCCGCCACGAGTCCGAGAGCAGGGTGCGCCGATTCGTCGCCGACGCCTCCCACGAGCTGCGGACCCCGCTGGCCGCGATCCGGGGCTATGCGGAACTGGCCGGGCGCAACCCGGAGGACGCCCCCGCCGTGACGCATGCCCTCGGCAGGGTCCGCTCGGAATCGGAGCGGATGACAACGCTGGTGGACGACCTGCTGTTGTTGGCGCGCTTGGACTCCGGCCGACCGCTCGATCGCGATCCGGTGGACCTCACGCTGTTGACGATCGACACCACGTCGGATGCCAGGGTGTCGGGATCCGAGCACCACTGGCAGCTCGAACTCCCCGAGGAGCCGGTGACCGTCGTGGGTGACGACCACCGCCTCCGCCAGGTGCTGACCAATCTGCTCGCCAACGCCCGCACCCACACCCCGGCCGGGACGACGGTGGTGACAGCGGTCCGCGAGGAGCGGGGAATGGCCGTCGTCACCGTCACCGACAACGGTGACGGCATCCCCGCGATGCTGCAGTCTGAGATCTTCGGTCGCTTCGTCCGCGGCGAACAGTCGCGTTCCCGCGCAGCAGGTTCCACCGGCCTGGGCCTGGCCATCGTCGCTGCTGTGGTGGCCGCCCACCACGGCACCGTCGGCGTCAAGAGCGAGCCCGGCCGCACCGTGTTCACCGTGCGGCTCCCCCTCGTCTGA